The sequence TTTAAAGATATAAGAACAGTTAATGGTGTGGTATATCAATCATATCAAGCAGCTTGCAAAGCTCTTGATCTTATTGAAGATGACTCCCATTGGGATGAAACTTTAAAAGAAGCGTGTGTTACCGATAGTCCATTTAAACTAAGGCAACTTTTTGCAATTATTGTAGTATTTTGTCACCCTTCTGACCCTAAAGAATTATGgacaaagtataaaaaatatttatatggaGATTATGGaagaaaattgataagaagTTTTCCtgatattgatttaaatttacataaagaagaGCTTGAGAATCGTTGTCTCATAGACTtagaaaatacaattatttctatCGGGGGAAAACCTTTAGATCAATATGGAATGCCGATACcgaatattaatgataattttcagATAAACAGAGAATATCTAGCTGAAACAAGTTATGACAAATCGATACTGATggcttttgtaaaaaaaaatgaattcaaaattaatgtagaccaaaaaaaaatttacgatgaaaTTATGAATAGCATAGACACGTTAGAAGGGGgaatgttttttattgatgcaCCTGGGGGCACAGGAAAaacgtttttaataaatttgatattatctAAAGTTAGAGGTAGTGGTAAAATTGCGCTTGCAGTAGCATCTTCAGGTATCTCAGCAACCATTTTACCTGGTGGTAAAACGGCCCATTCCATGTTCAAAATACTGATAGACATTGACAGATATGAATCACCAGTTTGTAATATCTCTAGGAATAGTGATAAAGCAAAAGTGATGAGAGATGCATGCTTAATAGTCTGGGATGAATGCACGATGGCCAACAAGAAAGCAATAGAAGCTGTTGACAGAACACTACAAGACTTACGAAACAATACAAAAAGAATGGGGggcataacttttttattttccggtGATTTTCGTCAGCCTTTACCGGTAATTACTAGAGGTACAAGAGCTGATGAAGTGAATGCATCTCTTAAACGATCATATCTAtggaataatattaaaaaactatcaCTAACTGTAAACATGCGAGTCCATCAAGGAGGTGATccaatttctcaaaaattttctaatttattgtTGGATGTAGGGGGTGGAAATATAAACGATGAAAATGGAGAAGTATCTCTGCCTGATGAATTATGTTCAATAGTACCATCTATAGAAGATTTGATAGAAAAAGTATATCCAGGtataaaagatattaaaaataaagaggaCTCGTGGTTATCAGAGAGAGCTATTTTATGTCCTAAAAATGAAATGGTAGTCCGtattaataatactataaTAGATAAGTTTGATGCAAATGAGATGGTTTATGCATCAATCAATACCACGATTAATCCAGATGACGCAACAAACTATACTGTTGACTTCTTAAATTCAATAAGTGTACCAGGACTTCCATCgcatacaattaaattaaaaattggcgctcctataattttattgagaaatttaaatccaCCTCAACTTTGTAATGGTACAAGATTACGAGtcacaaaattacaaaagaatgTTATAGAAGCTACTATATTAACTGGATCAGGAAAGGGTGAAAGTGTATTCATTCCTCGCATACCTCTTATACCTAATAATTTTCCATTCGAATTCAAACGCATTCAATTTCCTGTCAGTCTTTCTTTTACAATGACAATAAACAAAGCTCAAGGACAAACGATGAGCATTACTGGAGTAGATCTTCGAACTCCCTGTTTTTCACATGGACAACTATATGTATCATTATCAAGAGTaagatcaaataaaaatgtatatgtttGTGTCAATGGAGAAAAAACCCGTAATGTAGTCTATACTGAAGtactgaattaataaattaatatttgaaaaatataaacttcgatataatattatttataagtaacacaactcatataaacatatatgtatgcataacttacataaatacatatgtatgtatttatataatcataaatttatatgtataaagtataattaaaatattaaaatatttatattattttattttcattgattattttttttattgttttcgtACAATCCacatcattattaaaatagaaataattaaatatatgtattaattttctaagttaaattaaactcaTAAATAACTGTAAACAATACAAGTATCTACCTGAtataatttaagataaaaattattcatcttCCTCAGTCTcaacaataatttgaaaattgctTAACGGCTGACGGAAATCAtttgtatgtaaataaatggGTGTTATTTCAACATTTGCTAATTTGTCGActtcaaaattgaaatgagACAGAGGATAAATgtctaaattaaaatcaattctgAATGTTGCATATGCATCTTTGATTTTGAGAACCtttatcaacataaaaaagttaactattattaatttgcaaaATATTAGATacatactattttattaattatttacttgattcaaagaaatcttattttctatttcagaCGGTCGATCgttaactattatttaatagttattattataaccttcgttgataataaagataaatttattttttccatttattatttttgacccaACAATCATTGAAACGTACCCggtaaaactaaaatttataaagtttatattattttattgctattatcatttttataactatacgtagatattttatttataatcaatttttattgaccaatcaaacaaatatttttagt comes from Microplitis demolitor isolate Queensland-Clemson2020A chromosome 8, iyMicDemo2.1a, whole genome shotgun sequence and encodes:
- the LOC128668388 gene encoding ATP-dependent DNA helicase PIF6-like translates to MRVHQGGDPISQKFSNLLLDVGGGNINDENGEVSLPDELCSIVPSIEDLIEKVYPGIKDIKNKEDSWLSERAILCPKNEMVVRINNTIIDKFDANEMVYASINTTINPDDATNYTVDFLNSISVPGLPSHTIKLKIGAPIILLRNLNPPQLCNGTRLRVTKLQKNVIEATILTGSGKGESVFIPRIPLIPNNFPFEFKRIQFPVSLSFTMTINKAQGQTMSITGVDLRTPCFSHGQLYVSLSRVRSNKNVYVCVNGEKTRNVVYTEVLN